A stretch of Henckelia pumila isolate YLH828 chromosome 4, ASM3356847v2, whole genome shotgun sequence DNA encodes these proteins:
- the LOC140859864 gene encoding serine/threonine-protein kinase RHS3-like → MSYTPLEDGACESGWMDLAAKNPSSLTSNAPHFLKKPEQMPKRSTNPGRVSPCEPASVDPNSHVNSTSTHKSTSDFKRTEPTMLTGTNPCPVPSPGRFTNTDYLTNTISSGAISSPKSVAGNAKNTSSTINHSWNSGSSNRSDSLDSTSAPLKPHTGGDVRWDAINSASSRDTPLGLSNFRLLKRLGYGDIGSVYLVELRGTNAFFAMKVMDKGSLASRNKLLRAQTEREILSLLDHPFLPTLYSYFETEKYYCLVMEFCSGGNLHTLRQKQPNKHFTEEAARFFASEVLLALEYLHMLGIVYRDLKPENVLVREEGHIMLSDFDLSLRCSVCPTLVKSSSVHVGNSSESSGAILNDDNMIRSCMQPSNFFPRLLPTKKNRKSKSDFGLSNNSNALPELMAEPTDFRSMSFVGTHEYLAPEIIRGEGHGSAVDWWTFGIFLYELLLGTTPFKGSGNRATLFNVVGQPLKFPEAPQLNSAARDLIKGLLVKEPHKRIAYKRGATEIKQHPFFEGVNWALVRSAMPPHIPEPVDFKQFASKDSTNSDKKMADIGNDRNKSSSTDSSYVEFEYF, encoded by the exons ATGAGTTACACGCCATTAGAAGACGGTGCATGTGAGTCTGGTTGGATGGACTTGGCTGCCAAAAATCCAAGTTCATTAACTTCAAATGCACCTCATTTCTTGAAGAAGCCAGAGCAAATGCCAAAAAGGAGCACGAATCCTGGCCGTGTCTCGCCATGTGAACCTGCATCTGTGGATCCCAATTCTCACGTTAATTCGACCTCAACTCATAAATCAACGAGTGACTTTAAGAGGACGGAGCCGACAATGCTGACCGGAACAAATCCATGCCCAGTTCCTAGTCCCGGAAGATTTACAAACACTGACTATCTGACAAATACAATATCAAGTGGAGCAATATCGTCACCAAAGTCTGTGGCAGGTAACGCTAAGAATACTTCATCGACCATCAATCATAGCTGGAACAGTGGTAGCAGCAATCGCAGTGACAGTTTAGACAGTACAAGTGCACCCTTAAAGCCCCACACCGGAGGCGATGTTAGATGGGATGCCATTAATTCTGCTTCTTCTAGAGATACTCCTCTTGGTCTCAGCAATTTTCGGCTTTTGAAACGGCTGGGATATGGAGATATTGGAAGTGTCTACCTAGTTGAACTTCGAGGAACAAATGCCTTCTTTGCCATGAAAGTTATGGATAAAGGATCTCTCGCAAGCCGGAATAAGCTACTTCGTGCTCAAACAGAAAGAGAGATTCTTAGTCTTCTTGATCACCCTTTCTTACCTACATTATACTCTTACTTTGAGACTGAAAAATATTATTGCTTAGTCATGGAGTTTTGCAGCGGAGGAAACCTTCACACGCTTCGACAAAAGCAACCCAATAAACATTTTACGGAGGAAGCTGCGAG ATTTTTTGCATCTGAGGTCTTGTTAGCTCTCGAGTATCTGCACATGCTAGGTATTGTATACCGAGACCTTAAGCCGGAAAATGTGTTAGTAAGAGAAGAGGGACATATCATGCTCTCTGACTTCGATCTATCTCTTCGTTGCTCTGTCTGTCCGACGCTTGTGAAATCTTCATCTGTTCATGTTGGAAATTCAAGCGAAAGCTCTGGTGCTATCTTGAATGATGACAATATGATCCGCAGTTGCATGCAGCCATCGAATTTTTTCCCTCGCCTCCTTCCTACAAAAAAGAACCGCAAATCCAAATCCGATTTCGGGCTGAGCAATAACTCAAACGCCCTTCCCGAGCTAATGGCCGAGCCTACAGATTTTCGATCAATGTCTTTTGTTGGCACGCACGAATATCTCGCCCCCGAGATCATTCGAGGAGAGGGTCATGGCAGTGCAGTGGATTGGTGGACATTTGGCATTTTCTTGTACGAGCTCCTACTAGGGACAACCCCTTTCAAAGGTTCTGGAAACCGTGCTACGTTGTTCAATGTCGTTGGCCAACCATTAAAATTTCCAGAGGCGCCGCAACTGAACTCGGCGGCACGTGATCTGATAAAAGGGCTGTTGGTGAAGGAACCTCACAAGAGGATTGCATACAAGAGAGGTGCCACTGAAATAAAGCAGCACCCTTTCTTTGAAGGTGTTAACTGGGCTTTGGTAAGAAGTGCCATGCCTCCACACATACCCGAACCTGTAGATTTTAAGCAGTTTGCCAGTAAGGATTCAACAAATTCAGACAAGAAGATGGCTGACATTGGAAATGATCGAAACAAAAGCAGCTCTACTGATTCTTCTTATGTTGAATTCGAGTATTTTTAG